CGGGTGTCGTTACATTTCTTGATTGAGGTCTGAAGCCCTTTTCCCGGAGACAATGCACTGCCTGCGGGGTGGGGTGGGGCGTATGAACATATAGAAGTACATAATCGGTTTCATGGTGGGTGATCGGGGTTGTCTATATAAAATTGCCACACAGGCCGCATTCTCGCGGGAACGGCTTGAGTCACCGCGTATTCAGACGCCATCCCAGGACGAGGCGTTTCTTCAACGGCTTGAACGGTGGAAAGTGCATGCCGGGGGAGGGGAGGCGTTTGCCCGGTACTGTGAATGGGAGGACGCGCTGAAGGGGGACGGAGTGAACAGTGTCCTGGGCGGACACGAACTGCCGGAAGACACCCCCTTGCCCCCCTGGGTTTCCGTGGTTTCGGAAATCCTGTCCGAAGCGGAAATCTTCATGGGGGAGGCGGCCGGAAGGGCCTCATACGCGCTGGAGGGCAGGCTACCCTTTCACCGGCTGCTCGTCGTGTTTCTGCGGGTTGCCCGGCGGAAACTTGCGGAGCGGACTGGCGGCGGGCTTGGCACACTCTCCCCAGGCGCCCGCCACACGCTGGAGAGCCGGCTTTTCATACGGCTGTACAGCCTCTGCGGCCACACGCTTGAATTTGAGCACAGTGTTCACAAGGCCCTTCACCACGACGCGGTCACCAGGGGCCTGACGGCGCCGCAGCCGGTGCTTGTGGAGCGGCGAAACATCCAAGAACGCCGGGCTGGAACGGAGCGGCGGGTTGAAAATGTGGCCGTCACCTTTGAAAGGCGGCGCGGCTGCGACCAGCGGGAAAGCAACGACCGCAGAACAGTCGGGGAACACCGGGACCTTGTGGAAAGGGACGAGTTCGCGGCATGGCTGCTAAAGGGCAGGCTGCTGGACTTTTTCATGGAGTACGCC
The sequence above is a segment of the Candidatus Hydrogenedentota bacterium genome. Coding sequences within it:
- a CDS encoding DUF4135 domain-containing protein — encoded protein: MNSVLGGHELPEDTPLPPWVSVVSEILSEAEIFMGEAAGRASYALEGRLPFHRLLVVFLRVARRKLAERTGGGLGTLSPGARHTLESRLFIRLYSLCGHTLEFEHSVHKALHHDAVTRGLTAPQPVLVERRNIQERRAGTERRVENVAVTFERRRGCDQRESNDRRTVGEHRDLVERDEFAAWLLKGRLLDFFMEYAVLARLIAVMIDQWAKANALLLERIEGDWDALQDAFIGQDARIPFSERAGAVIEIMPELSDPHKGGQAVAILTFRGGIRVVYKPRDLAMEAAWFGFLDWLNARLRNRAKSTAPAFKVLRILTRISHQPFFWPVGSAML